In Streptomyces sp. ML-6, the genomic stretch CTTCGGCCTGTTCATCTTTCACCAGGAGGTAGCGAGCCCATGGCGCTCGACCAGTCCTTCGTCGGGCGGACCTATCCGCCCACCCCGCCCTACGAGGTCGGCCGGGAGAAGATCCGCGAGTTCGCCGAGGCGGTCGGCGACACGAATCCGGTGTACGTCGACCCCGAGGCCGCCAAGGAGCTCGGCCACAGCGATGTGATCGCGCCGCCGACGTTCGTCTTCTCCATCACCTTCAAGGCCGCCGGTCAGGTGATCCACGACCCGCAGCTGGGCCTGGACTACAGCCGGGTGGTGCACGGCGACCAGAAGTTCGCCTACACGCGCCCCGTGCGGGCGGGGGACCGGCTGACGGTCACCTCGACGATCGAGGCCATCAAGTCCATGGCGGGCAACGACATCCTGGACGTCCGCGGCGAGGTCCACGACGAGTCCGGCGAGCACGTCGTGACCGCGTGGACGAAGCTGGTGGCGCGTGCCGCCGAGGAGGCGTGATGACGGCGAAGGTCGCATACGAGTCGGTCGAGGTCGGTACGGAGCTGCCGGCGCAGTCCTTCCCGGTGACCCGGGCGACGCTGGTGAAGTACGCGGGTGCCTCCGGCGACTTCAACCCGATCCACTGGAACGAGAAGTTCGCCCGTGAGGTCGGCCTGCCGGACGTCATCGCGCACGGCATGTTCACCATGGCCGAGGCGATCCGGGTGGTCACGGACTGGGCCGGCGACCCGGGCGCGGTCGTCGAGTACG encodes the following:
- a CDS encoding MaoC family dehydratase N-terminal domain-containing protein, which gives rise to MALDQSFVGRTYPPTPPYEVGREKIREFAEAVGDTNPVYVDPEAAKELGHSDVIAPPTFVFSITFKAAGQVIHDPQLGLDYSRVVHGDQKFAYTRPVRAGDRLTVTSTIEAIKSMAGNDILDVRGEVHDESGEHVVTAWTKLVARAAEEA
- a CDS encoding MaoC family dehydratase, encoding MTAKVAYESVEVGTELPAQSFPVTRATLVKYAGASGDFNPIHWNEKFAREVGLPDVIAHGMFTMAEAIRVVTDWAGDPGAVVEYGVRFTKPVVVPNDDEGALIEVGAKVAALLDDRRVRVDLTVTSEDKKVLGMSRAVVQLA